From the genome of Kaistella daneshvariae, one region includes:
- a CDS encoding carboxypeptidase-like regulatory domain-containing protein, which produces MFRIFLLFFSLIFSNFYSQKISGLVRDEDGNALPATLVFNMATEEKIYTNLNGEFSIDATAGQEIRFVRSGFERNSKIITATDFTSNLNITLTRDAAEIEEVKIVRLTGDIHQDSKNLAKEDKVHQLQQEIGVPLPPEKPREKAADFKKDVVGNLLNLAVSPQAVYDLISGDARRMKTEYRYEDMQDNIAWILARVDESYFTGLGISPEKSKAFVQFSLGIEPEISRAVKAKNLSKVLFYFEETLPKFLTR; this is translated from the coding sequence ATGTTCCGGATTTTTTTGCTGTTTTTCAGCCTTATTTTTTCAAATTTCTATTCCCAGAAAATTTCAGGCCTCGTCCGCGACGAAGACGGCAACGCGTTGCCCGCCACTTTGGTTTTTAATATGGCCACGGAAGAAAAAATTTACACCAATTTAAACGGAGAATTTTCAATTGATGCAACTGCTGGCCAGGAAATCCGTTTTGTCCGCTCCGGTTTCGAACGAAATTCTAAAATCATTACCGCGACAGATTTTACTTCAAATCTGAACATTACGCTCACGCGCGACGCCGCTGAAATCGAAGAGGTGAAAATCGTGCGACTTACCGGCGACATTCATCAGGATTCCAAAAATTTAGCAAAAGAAGACAAAGTGCATCAGCTGCAGCAGGAAATCGGTGTGCCGCTGCCGCCCGAAAAGCCACGTGAAAAAGCCGCAGATTTTAAGAAAGATGTCGTGGGAAATTTATTGAATTTAGCAGTAAGTCCGCAAGCGGTCTATGATTTAATAAGTGGTGATGCACGCCGCATGAAAACCGAATACCGGTACGAAGATATGCAGGACAATATCGCCTGGATTTTAGCTCGCGTTGATGAAAGCTATTTCACCGGGCTCGGCATTTCACCGGAAAAAAGCAAAGCTTTCGTGCAGTTTTCCTTAGGGATTGAACCTGAAATTTCCCGCGCTGTTAAGGCTAAAAATTTATCTAAAGTGCTTTTCTATTTTGAAGAAACTTTACCAAAATTTTTAACCCGCTAA
- the pckA gene encoding phosphoenolpyruvate carboxykinase (ATP): MKNNKITEQLQKLGLTGYEEVSYNPSYEELFIAELSPENEGFEKGILTKSGAVAVKTGVFTGRSPKDRFIVKDDISKDTIHWDGKVNLPTTPEVFQSCKELVLKQLSSSKKLYVVDAFCGTNPDTRLKVRFIMEVAWQAHFVMNMFIRPSNYELENFGEPDFMVINASKATNPNWEEQGLNSENFVMFNLTEKMQIIGGTWYGGEMKKGMFAMMNYYLPLNGMASMHCSANVGEEGDVALFFGLSGTGKTTLSADPKRYLIGDDEHGWDDNGVFNFEGGCYAKVIDLSEEKEPDIFKAIRRDSLLENVVVDENGEADYTDNSITENTRVSYPIYHISKIVLPSKAGHAKKIVYLSADAFGVLPPVSILNDDQAQYHFLCGYTSKLAGTERGITEPQPSFSPAFGEAFLTLHPTMYSKTLIGKMKEHGAKAYLVNTGWNGTGKRISLKDTRAIIDAIIDGSIDSAEKTMIPIMNLEIPTALPNVSEGILDPRSTYSSAAEWEEKAKDLAARYIKNFEQYCDNEEGKKLVAAGPQL; the protein is encoded by the coding sequence ATGAAGAACAACAAAATTACCGAACAACTGCAAAAATTAGGGCTTACAGGCTATGAAGAAGTTTCTTACAATCCTTCTTACGAAGAACTGTTTATCGCCGAATTATCTCCGGAAAATGAAGGTTTCGAAAAAGGCATACTCACCAAATCTGGTGCTGTAGCCGTAAAAACCGGCGTTTTCACAGGCCGTTCGCCGAAAGACCGTTTCATCGTAAAAGATGATATCAGCAAAGATACTATTCACTGGGATGGTAAAGTAAATTTACCAACGACACCGGAAGTTTTCCAAAGTTGTAAGGAGTTGGTTTTGAAACAATTGTCTTCATCAAAAAAACTGTATGTCGTTGATGCATTTTGTGGCACCAATCCTGATACGCGTCTGAAGGTACGTTTTATTATGGAAGTGGCCTGGCAGGCGCATTTTGTGATGAATATGTTTATCCGCCCTTCCAATTACGAGCTTGAAAACTTCGGTGAGCCGGATTTCATGGTCATTAATGCTTCCAAAGCAACCAACCCGAACTGGGAAGAGCAAGGTTTAAATTCTGAAAACTTCGTGATGTTTAACCTGACCGAGAAAATGCAGATTATTGGCGGAACCTGGTACGGCGGCGAAATGAAAAAAGGAATGTTCGCCATGATGAACTATTACCTTCCGCTCAACGGTATGGCTTCCATGCACTGTTCTGCAAATGTTGGTGAAGAAGGTGATGTCGCTTTATTCTTCGGTTTATCAGGAACCGGAAAAACCACACTTTCTGCAGATCCGAAAAGATATTTGATCGGTGACGACGAACATGGCTGGGATGATAACGGCGTTTTCAATTTCGAAGGTGGATGTTATGCAAAAGTAATCGACCTTTCAGAAGAAAAAGAACCGGATATTTTTAAAGCCATCCGTAGAGATTCTTTGTTGGAAAACGTGGTAGTAGACGAAAACGGCGAAGCAGATTATACCGATAATTCAATTACAGAAAATACGCGTGTTTCTTACCCGATTTATCACATCAGCAAAATTGTTTTGCCTTCAAAAGCAGGACACGCGAAAAAAATCGTGTATTTATCAGCAGATGCGTTCGGTGTTTTGCCACCGGTTTCCATCTTAAATGATGACCAGGCACAATACCACTTCCTTTGCGGTTACACCTCGAAATTAGCGGGAACTGAGAGAGGAATTACAGAACCTCAACCTTCATTCTCTCCGGCGTTTGGTGAAGCGTTTTTGACTTTGCACCCGACAATGTATTCAAAAACCTTAATCGGAAAAATGAAAGAGCACGGTGCGAAAGCTTATTTGGTAAATACGGGCTGGAACGGAACCGGAAAAAGAATTTCTTTGAAAGATACGCGTGCCATCATTGATGCAATTATCGATGGTTCCATTGATTCCGCAGAAAAAACAATGATTCCGATTATGAATCTTGAAATTCCTACAGCATTACCAAATGTTTCCGAAGGAATTCTGGATCCGCGTTCAACTTACTCCAGCGCTGCTGAGTGGGAAGAAAAAGCAAAAGATTTGGCGGCGAGATACATTAAAAATTTCGAGCAATATTGCGATAACGAGGAAGGCAAAAAATTAGTTGCTGCCGGCCCGCAATTGTAA
- a CDS encoding GYDIA family GHMP kinase — translation MSTIFSPGKLLLTSEYVVLDGALALALPTRWGQEFFVEEIQDGNSTIYWTALHQVQPWLDAEIDYKNLAVKSTNLPEAAEFILKVIAEIKRLSVTFFNSDLSFKITTNLQFPPDFGLGSSSTLMNNLAEWSGVDAFELNENCLGGSGYDIAVAQEKSAIIYRNKPEKFVQKIKFNPSFKDELIFIHLNQKQDSREGISLYRSKEKLPAIIEDFSEITNRVLKAETLQEFSDLMILHEEKLGKFLGLQTVKEKHFPDAPVFLKSLGAWGGDFVLSQKFPAYEAYFGEKGFSRIFDFKDIIA, via the coding sequence ATGAGTACGATTTTTTCACCCGGAAAATTACTGCTCACCTCCGAATATGTCGTTCTCGACGGCGCCTTAGCTCTTGCTCTTCCAACCAGATGGGGGCAGGAGTTTTTTGTTGAAGAAATTCAGGACGGAAATTCCACGATTTATTGGACGGCGCTGCACCAGGTACAACCTTGGTTAGACGCGGAGATTGATTACAAAAATTTGGCGGTAAAGAGCACAAATTTGCCGGAAGCGGCAGAATTTATTTTGAAAGTAATTGCTGAAATTAAGCGTCTTTCTGTGACTTTTTTCAATTCTGATTTGTCGTTTAAAATCACCACCAACCTTCAGTTTCCTCCGGATTTCGGTTTGGGAAGCAGCTCCACCTTGATGAACAATCTGGCGGAGTGGAGTGGAGTGGATGCTTTTGAGCTTAATGAAAATTGTCTCGGCGGAAGTGGTTACGACATTGCCGTGGCGCAGGAGAAATCTGCAATAATCTACCGAAATAAGCCGGAAAAATTCGTTCAAAAAATCAAATTTAATCCCAGTTTTAAAGATGAGCTGATTTTTATTCACCTCAATCAAAAGCAGGACAGCCGGGAAGGAATTTCGCTATATCGAAGCAAAGAAAAATTACCTGCTATAATCGAAGATTTTTCGGAAATAACAAACCGCGTTTTAAAAGCAGAAACGCTGCAGGAATTTTCAGATCTAATGATTTTACACGAAGAAAAACTCGGTAAATTCCTTGGCCTTCAAACCGTAAAAGAAAAACATTTTCCCGATGCGCCCGTCTTTTTGAAAAGTCTTGGTGCCTGGGGTGGAGATTTTGTGCTGAGTCAAAAATTCCCCGCTTATGAGGCCTATTTTGGTGAAAAGGGTTTTTCCAGAATTTTTGATTTTAAAGATATCATCGCTTAA
- the fabD gene encoding ACP S-malonyltransferase, whose amino-acid sequence MKALVFPGQGSQYVGMGTELYNSRKDIKDLMDSANDILGFDILSAMFHGTEEDLKKTEVTQPAIFIYSVAALKAVNGSSPSMVAGHSLGEFSALVANGVLSFEDGLKLVSTRAKAMQEACDANPSSMAAILGLADEVVERICEETPGIVVPANYNCPGQLVISGETAAVELACQNLKNAGAKRALLLPVNGAFHSPLMMPAQEKLAEAINNTKFYKPTMDIYQNITTVAVEDPEEIKKNLIAQLTGPVRWTQSVQNMIKKGATSFVEVGPGKTLQGLIKKINSDVTVSSAI is encoded by the coding sequence ATGAAAGCACTTGTATTTCCTGGGCAAGGTTCACAATATGTCGGCATGGGAACGGAATTATACAATTCCCGCAAAGACATCAAAGATTTAATGGACTCTGCCAATGATATTTTGGGATTTGATATTCTTTCCGCTATGTTCCACGGAACGGAGGAAGATTTGAAAAAAACCGAAGTTACCCAACCTGCTATTTTTATCTATTCCGTAGCCGCTTTAAAAGCCGTAAACGGAAGTTCGCCATCCATGGTCGCAGGCCATTCTTTAGGAGAATTTTCTGCCTTGGTTGCCAATGGAGTTTTAAGTTTTGAAGATGGTTTGAAATTGGTTTCTACGCGTGCGAAAGCCATGCAGGAAGCGTGTGACGCCAACCCGAGTTCAATGGCAGCTATTTTAGGTTTGGCGGACGAAGTTGTGGAAAGAATCTGTGAAGAAACACCCGGAATTGTGGTTCCGGCAAATTATAACTGTCCCGGTCAGCTCGTGATTTCCGGTGAAACAGCAGCGGTAGAGCTTGCTTGCCAGAATTTAAAAAACGCCGGTGCTAAACGCGCTTTACTACTTCCTGTTAACGGTGCTTTTCATTCACCTTTAATGATGCCGGCACAGGAAAAATTAGCTGAAGCCATTAATAATACCAAATTTTACAAACCAACGATGGATATTTACCAAAACATCACCACCGTTGCTGTTGAAGATCCGGAGGAAATTAAGAAAAACCTTATCGCGCAGCTTACCGGTCCCGTAAGATGGACGCAGTCTGTGCAGAATATGATTAAAAAAGGTGCCACTTCCTTCGTAGAAGTTGGTCCGGGAAAAACCCTTCAGGGCCTGATTAAAAAAATAAACAGCGACGTTACTGTTTCATCTGCAATATAA